The following is a genomic window from Geobacillus subterraneus.
GCAATGATCGGGTTTTTTGCCGTTTACACGTGCGCTGTCACGTTCATCCGCCGGAAAATCGATGCCACGATCGGATAGACGATGACCATCGCTACTGTGTTCAATGCCGCGGCTGGCAGCACAACGGTGACAAACAGCGCCGAAAACGCCGTTCCGCCCGGCAACCCGACGAGCAGGAGCGCCGCCGTCAAAAATACCGCGCCGGAGATGACGGTGCCGACAGCCGTCAACACCGCGGCCCCGACAACTGTTTGGCTATATTTTTTCAGCAAGGTCACTAGGGCAAACACAACAAAGGCAGTGATGATTTTATCGATTACATTAGGCAGCTGACCGCCTGGGAACGTCGTCGTCATGGCGGAAATCAAGCCGGTGGCGACACCGACAAGGCCGGCCGCTTTGGCGCTTGGAAACAACAAAATCGCCAAAAACATCATCGCCAGCATCATATCCGGCTTCATGCCGGCAAACAGCCCGGGAATGACCGCGTGCAACACAGCTCCAATTCCGACTAACAGCGCCATCGATACTAATGTTCTCACATTCATGCTCATCTCTCCTCATCTCTCCTCATCTATTCTCCTGCTTGAGAATGTTTCTATCATTATATCACTTTGCCGTGTAAAAGTGAAGAAGAAATTTTCAGGCAAAACGACGGCGGAAGTCGTTCATAAACGATGCGAGCGCCTCGCACGCCTCAAGCGGCACCGCGTTGTAAATCGACGCCCGGCAGCCGCCGACCGACCGATGTCCACCGAGCCCGATAAAGCCCCGCTCTTTCGCCTCAACAAGGAACGCCTTCGTCAGTTCTTCGCTCGGCAGCGTGAACGTGACGTTCATGAGCGAGCGGCTTCCTTTTTCTGCATGTGGTCTGTAAAAGCCGCCGCTTTCGTCAATGGCCTCATACAGCACGGCCGCTTTTTGCCGGTTGCGCGCTTCGATCGCCGTCACGCCGCCCTGTTCTTCAACCCATTCGAGCACGAGCGACAACATATAAATCGCAAACGTCGGCGGTGTGTTGTATAGCGAATTGCTTTTTTGGTGCGTCCGGTAGTCGAGCATCGTCGGCAGCCCGTCCGGAATGCGTTCAAGCAAATCGTTGCGGAGGATGACGACCGTGACCCCCGACGGGCCAAGATTTTTTTGCGCCCCGGCGTAAATCAAGGCAAACTTGCCGACATCAAACGGCCGACTCAAAATGTCGCTTGACATATCAGCGATAAGATCAGCCGGCACATCCGGGAACTCCTGCCATTGCGTGCCGAAAATCGTGTTGTTGGACGTAATATGGACGTAGGCAGCATCCTTTGGCCATTTCACGTCGTCCAACGCCGGAATATGCGTGTAGTTCGCCTCTTTGCTTGACGCGACGACTGTTGTCAAGCCGACTTTTTGTGCTTCTTTCAGCGCTTTTTCCGACCATGCGCCGGTTAAAATGTAGCAGCCGATTTTCCCTTCGGTGAGGAAATTCATCGGCACCATCGAAAATTGCAGACTCGCCCCGCCTTGCAAAAACAAAACATCATAGTCATCCGGTACGTTGAGGAGCCGTTTGAGCCGCTCTTGCGCCGCACGATGGACGGTATCATACTCTTTGCTCCGGTGGCTTAATTCCATCACCGACATGCCGGTGCCCTGAAAATTGAGCAGCTCCTTTTGCGCCCGTTCGAGCACCGGCAGCGGCAACGCCGACGGGCCGGCATTGAAATTGTACGCGCGTTTCATTGTCATCCCTCACTTTATTGTCCAAGTAGTCCATTTGATATTACTATCCTAACATGAATTTTTAAAAAAGAAAGGGAATTTTTCGAAAAAAGCGTTTTCAAATGATGCTTTCCAAAAAAGAAAGCCCTTGGATCTTACAAGGGCTTCGCCTGCTTTCGCCGTTCTCGCTCTTGGCGGATGCGCTCCATATAAATTTCCCCTTCTTTTTCAATGAACACCTCATCGATTTCCCGCTCCCGCGCCGCTGTTTTCACGGTCATATAGCCGCTGAAAATAATGCCGGCAACAACTAAGTAAATCCACCACGGCAAGCTAAGCATCGCCATCCCCCTTTTTCATGTGCTTGTCTTACTAAACTATACGCGCAAGCAGACAACCGTATGCATAAAGAAAGAGACGGACATGCCGCCTCTTTCTTCGGGACAACGCTTATGCTTCGTTTCGCTCTTTCTTTTTCCTCTTCGCTTTCCTCCACTGTCGGCGCAGCTCATTCAACTTTTCTTTCGCCTGTTCGTGCTGAGTCGTTGGGACGATTTCAATGACCGGTTCGATCACGCCTCATCCCTCCTTTGCATGACGCTATTTTTCATTACCCGCTTTCTTTGGTGCTGAAACAGCCAAAAACGCCGGCTTGTAAAATGAACGGTTGTCAAGGGCAAAAATGCGTTCCGTGAACTCACCCGGCTTCACCTTTTCCAGCGCGCGGTCGATCATATTCATTTTCGCATCCAAATTATCAATATAATGAAGCACTTCCGCCTCTTTGACAAGCGGCGGCTTCGGGCTGCCCCACTCCGCTTTGCCATGGTGCGACAGAACGAGATGCTGCAAAATGACGACTTCTTCACCTTGAATGCTGAGCTGCTCGGCCGCCTTGCTAATTTCGCTGACCATGATTGAAATATGACCGAGCAAATTGCCTTCAAGCGTATACACCGCCGATACTGGGCCGGACAGTTCGATCACTTTGCCAAGGTCATGCAAAATAATGCCGGCATAAAGCAAGTCTTTATTGAGCGACGGATACAAACGGACAAGCGCCTCAGCAAGTTCGAGCATCGAGACGACGTGATACGCCAGTCCAGAAATAAACTCATGATGGTTTTTCGTCGCCGCTGGATACTCAAAAAACGGCTTTTCATATTTCTTCAGCAAATAACGCGTAATGCGCTGAATGTTTGGATTTTCCATGGAAAATATGTAATCCATCACTTTCGCCTTCATTTCCTCACGAGTAAGCGGAGCAGTCTCTAAAAAATCATCAACACGCACCGCTTCGCTCGGATGGGCGGGGCGGATCGAGCGGATGCGAAGCTGCAGTTTGCCGCGGTAATTATGAATATCACCGACCACTTTGACAATGCATTCCGGCGCGTACCGTTCCTCATCGTCAGGAGACACATCCCACAGCTTTGCTTCAATGTCGCCGCTTTTATCTTGTAAAATTAATGTTAAAAACGGCTTGCCGTTGCTGGCAATGCCTTTCGTTGCGGATTTGATGAGCAAAAAGAGATCAACTTGTTCCCCAACCTCATAATGGATGATGCCTTTCGCCACTTCGTTCTCCTCCGTTTCTCTGTACGTATTTTCTAGTATATCATAACGGGCAAAGGGCAAAAAGAAAGCCTTGCCGAAACGGCAAGGGAACATTAGCCCAAACGGCCCGTCCACTGTTTATTTTTTTGTCAGCTGGATGGCCTGTTTTATATCCTTGAAAATGTTCATTCGTCCATACATCAGCACGCCGCCTCGGTACACTTTGGCGCCAAAATAAATGAGCAAGGCAATCGTCGCCGCCAAAAGCGCAAGGCAAAGCGCCACTTCCCATCCCGGCACGGAAACGAGGCCAATGCGCAAAAACATGAGCATCGGCGCGAAAAAGGGAACGAACGAAGCGCCGGTCACGAACGCCGACTCTGGCGCATTCAAGCCAAACATCGCGATCATAAAGGCAGCGACAACCAGCATCATGACCGGCGTAATCGCCGGCTGTACATCCTCAACCCGGCTGACGAGCGAACCGAGCACGGCAAACAGCACCGCGTACAAGAGGTAACCGAGCAAGAAAAAAACGAGTGCATACACAAAGATTGAGGCCGGCAGGTGATCCAATCCGAGGAAACGCCACACTTCCTGTCCGCTCGTTTTTAACGCGGCGAACGCAACGGCGAAAAACACGAAAAATTGCGTCAAGCTGACAAGCGCAACGCCGATGATTTTGCCAAACAGCTGTTGGACTGGCGGGACGCTTGACACTAAAATTTCCATCACGCGCGACGATTTTTCCGTCGCCACCTCCGTCGCGATCATGCCGCCATACATCAAGACGAACATATACATCGCGAACAGAAGGACATAAACGAGAGAGCGCGCTTCGTTCAGCTCCTCTTCCGTCTTCGCGTTTTTTTCCAATGCCACCTTTTGGAACGGAACCGGTTTGGAAAGCTCCGCCATCTGTTCATCCGTCAGCCCGAGCTTAGCAGCTGAAAGTGCTGTTTTCAGCTGGCTTAGCGCTCGTTCCAACACCTCAGGCGTCTGATTGTCCACAATCGTATTGGCATAATACACCGCTGCCGGCAATCCTTCCGCATCCATCGACAAGACGAGCAATCCGTCCCATTTGCCTTCTTTGACCGCTTCTTTCGCTTCGTTTTCCATATCCGTAATTTTCGTCAACGCGATTTGATTATGGTTTGCCTGCTTCGCAAGCGGACCGTACAAAGATCCCGTGCGGTCAATGACCGCGACATGAGGCTTTTCATCACCGGTGAAAAACTCAATGATCGGCTGAATGTTGGCCACCCCGATGATCAACAGGCAAGTGATGGCAGTGGTCACCAAAAATGCTTTCGCCTTCAGCTTCGTCTGATACGTATGTACCGCCACAAGGAAAAACTTATTCATACGCCGCACCTACTTTTTCAATAAAGATATCATTCAGAGACGGTTCCTCCAAGGCAAACAGACGAACCGCGAATTTTCCTGCTATATGACCGAGTATCGCTTGCGCCGTCTCCTCATTGGCGATTTGCAGCCGCACCCCTTCCGCCGTCCGCTTCCACTGCAAAACACCAGGAAACCGCGCCAATTGTTCAAACGGTCCGTCTCCTTGAATGATAAGAATTTGCTTGCCAAACGAACGTTTCAGTTCACGCAGCGCTCCCGCCACCACCGCGCGGCCGCGGCGCAAAATGCATACATGCTCGCACAACTCTTCGACGTGTTCCATCCGATGACTTGAAAAAACAATGGTTGTTCCGTTTCGTTTTAAATCAAGCACCGCCTCTTTCAACAGCTCGACGTTTACCGGATCAAGTCCACTGAAAGGCTCATCTAAGATTAATAGATTCGGTCGATGAAGCACAGCGGCAATAAACTGGATTTTTTGTTGGTTGCCTTTCGACAACTCCTCAACCCGCTTGTTGGCGTAATCACGGATATGAAAACGCTCGAGCCAGCGATTGATTTCTGGGACAATATCGGCCTTTTTCATTCCGCGCAACCGTCCTAAATACAAAAGCTGCTCTTGCACTTTCAACTTCGGATACAATCCGCGCTCTTCCGGCAAATAACCGATCAGGTGACTTTTAGAGTAATCAATCGATTCTCCTTGCCACCGAATCGTGCCTTCTGTCGGCAATAGGAGCCCTAAAATCATCCGAAAGGTTGTCGTTTTTCCCGCTCCATTTGCCCCAAGCAATCCAAACATTTTCCCTTCTGGAACCGTCAACGTCAAATGATCAACAGCCGTCGTCTGACCAAATCGCTTCGTCACATCAATGATCTCTAAACTCATCCACATTCCCCCAAAATAAAATGAAATTTCCACCCCTATATATAACGTCTACCACCTAAAAAAAGTTTCAACCACAAGCAGGAATTTTCCTTATGATTCGCTAATGAAAAAGAAGTGAATCATGATTCAGCGAAGGGAGATGTTCACATGCCGACGTATACGTTGACCGCTTTTGAACGTAATGGAGAAAAGTTGCTTGATGAGACATTTGAAGCGGCCAATGATGAGGAAGCAAAAAAAATCGGCGAACAGAAGCTGCGCGAACGCGGCTGTTTTGATAAGACACATCGCTGCGTCAACGCAAGCGGCAAGCTGATTTTGTTTCACCGCTAAGCGAAAACACCCCGGGCGCCCGGGGTGTTTTCGCTCAGCCAAACAAGGCGGCCATGATGGTCAATTTTTCTTCTGTATATTCCATAAAATGTTCGTTATACACCTTCGGCTCTTTCGGATTCGCCTGACGGGTGAGTTTCCTTGTTTTCGGGTCGACAAATTTGCTTGACGCCCCGCAGCCGAGTCCGATGATCGACTGCTGCTCTTCCATGATCATAATATTGTAAATGCTCTCATGTCCCGGCAAGGCGTAACCGACATTTTCGAGATTGCCGAGAATATTTTTTTGCCGATACAAATAATACGGCACATAACCATGCTTGCTCGTCCACTCTTCGGCCGCTTTCATCATCGCCTGTATTTCTTCGCGGCCGGCGACTTTATACTTTTGTTTGTTTTTCGTCATTTCCGAAGCCCGCTTAAACGACAGCGTATGAACGGTGAGCGACTCCGGCATGAGCCGTTCCGTCTCGGCGAGCGTATGCGTAAACTCCGGCAGCCCTTCGCCAGGCAGGCCGATAATTAAGTCCATATTAATATTGTTCATCCCCATTTTTCGTGCCAAGTGAAATTTGTTGATCGTTTCCTCAACAGTATGATGGCGGCCGATCGCTTTTAACGTCTCTTGGATATACGATTGCGGATTGATGCTAATGCGGTCGATCCGCCATTTTTTCAAGACGTCAAGCTTTTCTGGCGTAATCGTGTCCGGCCGCCCAGCTTCGACGGTTATTTCACGGATGCGGTCGACATCTGGAAATACGTTGTACATATGGGCGTACAGCCGGTCCATTTCCTCGGCCGTAATGCTCGTCGGCGTCCCGCCGCCGTAATAAATCGTCGTAATCCGGATGCCGCGTTCGCGCAAAAAGCGGCCGACCGCTTCCATTTCGTAATGAAGCCCGGCTAAAAAGGCGTCAACCGACCCTTGGCGGCCGTTGATTGCATACGCCGGAAACGTGCAGTACGCACATTTCGTCGGACAAAACGGAATGCCGATATAAATGCTCACTTCATGGGCCAAATCGTACAAGTCCGGCACCACCGTGAGCTGGCGGTCAACGATCGCTTGCATGAGCTCGATTTTTTCTTTTGTTACTAAATATTCTTGCGCTAGCTTCCGATGCGCCTCTTCTTTCGTCATCCCGGAACGCAGCAGCTGATGAAGCAGCTTCACCGGGCGGACGCCGGTTAAAATGCCCCACGGCTGCACGATGCCGGTATAACGTTCAAGAAGCGTTATATACACATGGAAAACCGCGTTTTTCAACTGTTTTTCGCGCGCTTTTCCATCGGCTTCAGCCGGCGCCTCATGCTCATGCCCGGCCTCCTCGACGCGCCCGGACGTCCGATCCGCCAGCGTTCCGGAAACGGTGATGCGGCCGTTCTCGTTAACAGTAAACGAAACGGAGATATCCGCTTCCGGAAGCGGCGTAAATGAAAGCGCGGCCGATTCAAAAAACAGCTCGCTCATCACTTCGAGCGGACGCTGAAACCGTTCGGGATTCGGCAGTCCTTGAATTTCGATACGCACGTTCATCACCTTTTCTGTCAAACTTCTTTCAGTGTACAGAACTGCTGTTTCCCTCGTCAAGCGGAAGAATGCACCTCCCCCGCCGCCTTTACGGGAAAGCGCCGCTTCGATCCAGGTGATGAAAAAATCAACGATGCAAACAGACCACAGATCGTTTCTCGATGGCGGTTTCAGAAAGAAAAAAAGAGGTCTCCAACACAACGGGACCCCCTTTTTTCAATAGGCTATATATACATTGAACGGTTTCACAATTCGATATGCTCTGTCCCACTAGAGAGCAGACCGCTTTTGAGTCAGTCCCCTCCCTTGCCGTTTACTGTTTCGTTTTAAGTTTTTGCAAAAATTCGATTCGCTGTTGTTTGCGGAAATGTTCTTTTACCATGTAAGCGACGCCGAGCTGTTCGTTCGAGCGCGTCACCCAGTCGGCTGCCCGCTTCACCTCGGCCGGCGCATTGCCCATGGCGACGCCAAGCCCAGCCGCCTCAATCACCGGCAAGTCGTCAACGCCATCGCCGATCACTACCGTTTCTTTGAGCGATACGCCGATATGCTGAGCGAGCCGGCGCAGCCCAGCGAGCTTGGATACGCCTTGCGGGACAATTTCCATTTTTCCGCCCGGCTGCATAATCATATCAATGGACGGAACGGATTTCGCCAGCACAGCCGCGGCTTCATCCCGCTCCGCATCCCCGGCAAAATAGACATCCATTTTCGGCACGGCCATCGGTTCGTCGATCAGCACATCGCCGAGCGAATCGACAAACTGGGTCGGGTAGAAAAACGGATCGCTTGACGAGAGCACTGTCTGTACGACGAGATTTTTTTTCACTTTTTTCCGGTTGCCGAGCGAATACCGCTCATGCATCAGACGAATATTGCAGTTAAAGTTTTCCAAAATCTGCACAATGTTAAACGTCCGCTCTTCTGGAATTACCGCCTCAAACAGCTTGTCATCAAGCGTTTTGCCGATGATCGCCCCTTGAAAGGTGATAAGCAACCCATCAAGCCGCAGCGCTTTGGCCACTTTGCGGGCGGAGAGCAAATTGCGGCTCGTGATTAATGTGACGTAAACCCCTTTTCGCTTCACATAGTCGACCGCCTCTTTCGTTTCGCGCGGCAGGCGGCCGTTATTTTTCAAAATGGTTCCATCGATGTTGAGCGCTAACAGCTTATACACGGCTGTCTCCCCCTTTTGTCCGTCCCTCGTTTTCCGTCAACTTTCTTTGACGCCGCCTCTTCATCTGCTAGCGGCAGCTTTGCATTTCCTGTCATTCTCATGACTATGACAGAACGGACAAAAAAAGAACACCCGACCGGGTGTTCTTTCCTATTTTTCTCCCATCAACGAACGATGCAACTCTTCGAGCGGTTTCATGGCGATCTGTTGGACTTCAGCGATCGTCATGCTCATTTGCTGCTCGAGTGCCATCAAGCGAGCTAATTTGGCGTTTTGCTGGGCGAGCGCCATCGCCTTTTGCGCCTGTTCCATTTCATCCGGCAAGATGGCCGCTCCGCGCATTTGTTTTTCGTGCAGCCGGAGCTGAATGTCGCGGAAGTTGGCAAACAGCCGGTAGGCGGTTTCATCACGACGGACATCTTCGTACGCGTGTTTCAGCTGCTGAAATGGCTGGCTCGCCCGAATCGCCTGCTCAAGCTGTCTGGCGAGCGCGTGAAGAGATTCAGACATAAAAAGAGCCTCCTACACGAATATCGTTCACGTTCTAACGTATGCGCCAACGGGCGGCGATATGCCCAAAGCTACAGCCATAAGCCGATCGTGCCTTGAACGGCGCCGATCAGCGCGCCAAGCAAAGCGCCCAAATACGTAATCATTTTCAGCTCGCGGCGGGCAATTGATAAAATGATCGCCTCTAATCTTCTTAGTGAAAACGACTCCACTTGATCGCGGACAATGTCTGCCAATCCAAGCTGCGCCACGATTCCCTCGATCTTATCACCAAGCACATGGATCGCTTTGCCCGTTGCCTGTGGAACGAGACGGTCAAACAGTTCCTGTTCATACGGAGCGACAAGCTCGGCGATGGGGCGGTGCAGCCAGCCGTTGCTCCGCACAAGACGACGGGCGGCGGCGCGCACCGCCTCGTGAATACGCTGGCGCCCGATCATCCCTTCCACAGCGGCCAGCGGATAGTCGAGCCACTTGTTCCATTCCGTCCAAAGAAGGCGGGCTAGCATCGTTCTTGTACCGGCATGGCGTAAAAATTTGCTCAGCTCCGATTGCACTTTATCAACGAGATTGACATTGCCGAGCAACATGTGCAACATGCCTCCGACCATCCCTCTCTCTTGGAAAAAGCGGTCAACCATGCCCGCCAGCTGCCGTTTTCCTTCTTCGCTGCTGAAATAGTCAAGCACCCGGTCAGCCAAGTAGTCGGCCAATGTGTCGATGCGCGCCTCCATCGCCCCCTTCAATTCCGGCGGCAATAGATCGCGAATAGGCCGCAGACGCCACGTTTCCCCCCATCGTTCATACGCCTGCTCCGCTTGTTCAGCTGCCAGCTCACTAAGCCGCTCATCAGGCAAATGGACGCTGAGGCGTTCAAGCAGTTGGGCCGGTGTTTCCCGGCGCGAAAGCCACCGTTTCAACCATTCGCGCCCCCAATCAGCCGCCCCCGCCGCGAAGGCAGAATCGGTGAGCTTGCGCCGCAGCCCTTCCGGCGTCACTAAATGCTCAACGACCGTTTTCCCGAGCTGTTCGGCGAGTTCCCGCTTCCGTTTCGGGATCAAGCCGGGAGTTAGCGGCAGCCGCTTCCCGCCTATGTAGATTGGTTCATATGGGCGAAACAACATGACGATCGCGATAAAGTTCGTCACCCCGCCGATGAGCGCCCCGACCGCCATCATAAACACCAAATAAACGAACGTGTCCATCGTCTTCCCCTTTCGTCCGTACCGCTGTCACCAAACGGCCTCCCCCATCATACGATACGGTATAAACGTTTGCCTAATTTTCCATTATAGAGCTTACCTGACGAATGCGCAAATGAGGGACTGCGATGAGCAAACAACGAACCGTTGCCGTGCTGACGGAAATAAAGGAAACAAGTGAACAAACATCGTTTAGGTCCATTCATCGTTTTTGCGAAGAATTGGCGCAATACGGGAAAGAGCGCGGCCTCTTTTTTTACGTCACATCGCCGTCGCTTTACTTGCAGCGCACCGGCTATCAATGGATTGACGGCGAGTGGGCGAAACGGGACGTGCCCCCGGCTGACGTGGTCTACAACCGGCTTCACTCGCGGCAATCGGAACATTCTCCTTTGTTCGCTGAATTGCTCATCCGTCTTGCCGAGGAAGGCGGGGCGATGTTCAACCGCCGTTTTTTGCATAAATGGGAAGTATACCGCCTGTTCGAGCGTCACGAATACTTGCACCCGCATTTGCCCAAAACGGCGTTATGGAGCAGCGAGGATGTGCTGGAGTCATTTCTCGGCGCCTTCCCATCCGTCTTTCTCAAACCGATCCACGGCAGTCAAGGACGGGGGATCTTCTGCCTTGAACGTTCAGACGGCGGAATTCGCCTTCGCCATTCCACTTCCGCTTCAGCAGCCATATACAGCTCAACAGACACATTAGCTTCCGCTTTACGGCGACGAACGAAGCTGCCAATGATCGTTCAACAAGGGCTTGAGCTCCGCACGCTTGACGGCCGCCCGGTCGATTTCCGGCTCCTTTGCCATCGCGTCCGCAACAATCATTGGCGCGTCACCTCAGCCGTTGCCCGCGTAGCGCCGCCCGATCAGTTTGTGGCCAACCTCGCCCGCGGCGGGGAACTGATGGCGATCAATGCGGTATTGCGGAAATGGCATACGGCGTCGGACGCCTTCCACCAAAAACAGCTTCTCAAAGAAATTGCAATTGAAGCAGCGACTGTGCTCGCGTTCGAGGCGGAAGGGCTGTACGGGGAGTTTGGCATCGATCTCGCCATCGATGTTCATGGGCAGCCATGGATCATTGAGGTGAATACAAAGCCGTCGAAACAGACAGAGACGACGGCTGCCTCACAAACCGTTCGCCCGTCGGCGAAAGCGATTATTGACTACTGTTTGACACTGATAGAGGAAAAGGAGTGAACGACATTGATTTCACTCGGTTTTGTCACCCTTGACGAACAGCAAGAGCGCGGGTATTGCACCGAGGTGGCCAAACGCGCCGGGCGCTACGGCATTTCGGTTTGCCGTTTTTCACCGTTAAATATCGACCCGCAGACGGAATATGTTCACGGCTCGATCTTTCAGGCGGAAACGAGCGAATGGACCGACGCCGTCTTTGCTATTCCGCCGTTTTTATACGACCGTTGCTTTTACGGCTATGACGATCGTTCGAAAAAAGCGAAACCGATTATGCATTGGCTGAAGCAGCGGCCGGATGTAGTCTTTTTAGGCTACGGCCTGCCGGGCAAGTGGGAGGTGTACGAATCGCTTTCCTCTCACCCGCTTCTGTCAGCGTATGTACCGCCGACCATCCGCCTCGAGCGCGCCGATGACATGCTCGAACTTCTCCGCCATGAACACGCCGTCGTCGCCAAACCGGTGCACGGCTCCGGCGGACGCGGCATTTACATCATTCAAAAACAAGGAAAAACGCTGTCCGTCCAGGACGGGTTTGGCCAAGAACGGACGGTCATCGCCCGCCGGAAAGAACTCGAGCGGCTCATCACCTCTTTGAATCGCCGCGACGGCTATGCGCTGCAGCCGCTTCTTTCGCTGTCCACTCCGGCGCGCGAACCGTTTGATCTCCGCTTTTTCTTGCAAAAAGATGAAACGGGCCGTTGGATCGAACAGGTGCGGGCTGTGCGGATCGGACGCCCGGGAACATGGGTGGCCAACGTCCGCGCTGGTGCCGATATTCGCCCGTTCGCCGATTGGCTTGACCACTTGCCTTCTCCCAAGCGCATCCTGGTGCTTGACGGCATCGAAACGATCATTCGCACACTGCCAACTTATATCGACAGTGAATTCGGACCGCTGTTTGAGATCGGCTTAGACCTTGGCGTGACTGACAACGGAGCGGTCTGGATTTTGGATGTAAATTCGAAACCAGGAAGAAAAGTAATCAGTATTCTCCCGCCGGAGCAGCAAAACGACATCTATGAGGCACCGCTCCGCTACTGTTTGTTTCTAGCAAGCGAGGTGAATCACCGATGACCTATACGTTACTCATTGATGACAAAGGGAAAAACACCGTCACCTTGCCGGCTTCGTTGCAAACATCCGGGCAAACGGCAGCCGCGTTTGGCAGCCTGCTTGTCCCGTGCCGAATCGTTTCCTCTTCCGCACTTACTGACTGCGTGATCATAACAAGCGACATCGCCCGACGCCTGTCCATTCCGTTTGCTGCTAACATCCATGTCTTTTTGACGGCGGAGGCCGTCCACCTCGGCCCGCTCGTCGGCATTTTGACCGCCGGGTTCACCAAGTCGCTCCATCGCCCAGTTGGAAGCCGGAGCTTCTTTTTCGCCAAGTTGCTGGCACAAGAGAAGCAAGTCGGCGGGTTTGCCTTTTTGTTCGGCACTTCTCATATCGACTGGGAAAACGGCATGGTCAACGGTTATTTTTATACGGAACGAGGCTGGGAGCGTCATATCGTGCCGTTGCCGACCGTGATTTACAACCGCCTGCCGAACCGGCGCATCGAAAATGACGAAACATTTCAAACGATCACTGAGACGCTGCAAACCGCCTATGGCATCCCGGTCTTTAATGGCCATTTTTTCAACAAATGGGAGATTTACCGCCGGCTCGCCTCCCATCCCGAAGCGCAGCCATACTTGCCGACGACAGCCGCCCATATCACATGGCAGACGGTCGAACAGTTTCTTGCCCGCCACACAGAGGCATACGTAAAACCGGCCGACGGCAGCCTCGGCCGCGGCATCTACCATTTAACGAAAAAAAATAATGTCTACGAATGCCGTTTTCGCGATGAACAAGGGGAAACGAAAACCGCTCTGTTTCCGACCGCTATGGCATTATGGCACCACTTGCTCGCCAATGCGCCGCTTCACCGCTATGTCATCCAGCAAGCTGTGCCGCTCATGACCGTCAATGGCCGGCCGACGGATT
Proteins encoded in this region:
- a CDS encoding ABC transporter ATP-binding protein, giving the protein MSLEIIDVTKRFGQTTAVDHLTLTVPEGKMFGLLGANGAGKTTTFRMILGLLLPTEGTIRWQGESIDYSKSHLIGYLPEERGLYPKLKVQEQLLYLGRLRGMKKADIVPEINRWLERFHIRDYANKRVEELSKGNQQKIQFIAAVLHRPNLLILDEPFSGLDPVNVELLKEAVLDLKRNGTTIVFSSHRMEHVEELCEHVCILRRGRAVVAGALRELKRSFGKQILIIQGDGPFEQLARFPGVLQWKRTAEGVRLQIANEETAQAILGHIAGKFAVRLFALEEPSLNDIFIEKVGAAYE
- a CDS encoding sporulation YhaL family protein; amino-acid sequence: MLSLPWWIYLVVAGIIFSGYMTVKTAAREREIDEVFIEKEGEIYMERIRQERERRKQAKPL
- a CDS encoding YhzD family protein — encoded protein: MPTYTLTAFERNGEKLLDETFEAANDEEAKKIGEQKLRERGCFDKTHRCVNASGKLILFHR
- the serC gene encoding 3-phosphoserine/phosphohydroxythreonine transaminase, whose protein sequence is MKRAYNFNAGPSALPLPVLERAQKELLNFQGTGMSVMELSHRSKEYDTVHRAAQERLKRLLNVPDDYDVLFLQGGASLQFSMVPMNFLTEGKIGCYILTGAWSEKALKEAQKVGLTTVVASSKEANYTHIPALDDVKWPKDAAYVHITSNNTIFGTQWQEFPDVPADLIADMSSDILSRPFDVGKFALIYAGAQKNLGPSGVTVVILRNDLLERIPDGLPTMLDYRTHQKSNSLYNTPPTFAIYMLSLVLEWVEEQGGVTAIEARNRQKAAVLYEAIDESGGFYRPHAEKGSRSLMNVTFTLPSEELTKAFLVEAKERGFIGLGGHRSVGGCRASIYNAVPLEACEALASFMNDFRRRFA
- a CDS encoding tryptophan transporter is translated as MNVRTLVSMALLVGIGAVLHAVIPGLFAGMKPDMMLAMMFLAILLFPSAKAAGLVGVATGLISAMTTTFPGGQLPNVIDKIITAFVVFALVTLLKKYSQTVVGAAVLTAVGTVISGAVFLTAALLLVGLPGGTAFSALFVTVVLPAAALNTVAMVIVYPIVASIFRRMNVTAHV
- the yhaM gene encoding 3'-5' exoribonuclease YhaM; amino-acid sequence: MAKGIIHYEVGEQVDLFLLIKSATKGIASNGKPFLTLILQDKSGDIEAKLWDVSPDDEERYAPECIVKVVGDIHNYRGKLQLRIRSIRPAHPSEAVRVDDFLETAPLTREEMKAKVMDYIFSMENPNIQRITRYLLKKYEKPFFEYPAATKNHHEFISGLAYHVVSMLELAEALVRLYPSLNKDLLYAGIILHDLGKVIELSGPVSAVYTLEGNLLGHISIMVSEISKAAEQLSIQGEEVVILQHLVLSHHGKAEWGSPKPPLVKEAEVLHYIDNLDAKMNMIDRALEKVKPGEFTERIFALDNRSFYKPAFLAVSAPKKAGNEK
- a CDS encoding ABC transporter permease — its product is MNKFFLVAVHTYQTKLKAKAFLVTTAITCLLIIGVANIQPIIEFFTGDEKPHVAVIDRTGSLYGPLAKQANHNQIALTKITDMENEAKEAVKEGKWDGLLVLSMDAEGLPAAVYYANTIVDNQTPEVLERALSQLKTALSAAKLGLTDEQMAELSKPVPFQKVALEKNAKTEEELNEARSLVYVLLFAMYMFVLMYGGMIATEVATEKSSRVMEILVSSVPPVQQLFGKIIGVALVSLTQFFVFFAVAFAALKTSGQEVWRFLGLDHLPASIFVYALVFFLLGYLLYAVLFAVLGSLVSRVEDVQPAITPVMMLVVAAFMIAMFGLNAPESAFVTGASFVPFFAPMLMFLRIGLVSVPGWEVALCLALLAATIALLIYFGAKVYRGGVLMYGRMNIFKDIKQAIQLTKK